ACGGCATCCTCGACGACGACGAGATCAAGAAGATCGACGACGCCGCCAAGAAGCTCGCAGCGGATGCGGCAGAATTCGCCGAGAACAGCCCGCACCCCGACGTTTCGACCCTGTTTGACTACACGTATGCAACGCCCGTTCCGAACGACTCGCGCCGAATGCCGGGCGAGCCGCTCTTCGAACCGGCGCCCTTCCCCACGAACGGAGGCCGCGCATGAGCATCATGACCTATCGCCAGGCGCTGCATGACACCCTGCGGTCCGAGATGCTCCGAGACGAGAACGTCCTTCTCATGGGGGAGGAGATCGGCGTCTTCGAGGGCTCGTACAAGATCACGGCGGGAATGCTCGAGGAGTTCGGCGAGAAGCGCGTGCGCGACACGCCCATCGCCGAAGAAGGCTTCACGGGTGCGGCTATCGGCGCTGCCATGATCGGGCTGCGCCCCGTCGTCGAGATCATGACGATCAACTTCTCGCTCCTTGCGCTCGATCAGATCGTCAACCACGCCGCGAAGATCTATGGAATGTTCGGCGGACAGGCCAAGGTGCCCATGGTCATCCGCACCCCGGGTGGCGGTGGACAGCAGCTCGGCGCGACGCACTCGCAGAACATCGAACTCTACTATTCGTTCGTGCCGGGCATGAAGGTTGTCGCACCGAGCAGCCCCGCGGATGCCAAGGCTCTGATGCTTGCGGCGATCCGCGACGACGACCCCGTGCTGTTCCTCGAGAACCTCGGCCTCTACAACACGAAGGGTGAGGTTCCAGACGGTGACGAGCCCGCCGAGATCGGCAAGGCCAAAGTCACGCGCGAGGGCAAGGACCTGACGCTGATCGGCTACTCTCGCATGGCGCACGTGGCTCGCGAGGTCGCTGAGCAGCTCGCCGAGAGCGACGGCCTCGACATTGAGGTCGTCGACCTGCGGAGCCTGCGCCCGCTTGACCGTGAGACGTTCATCGAGTCGGTGAAGAAGACGCACGCGGCCGTCGTCCTCGAAGACGACTGGCTCACATACGGAATCGGGGCAGAAGTCGCTGCATCCATCTCGGATGGAGCGTTCGACTACCTCGACGCACCTGTTCGCCGTGTGGCAATGGCCGAAGTGCCGATGCCATACGCGAAGCCCCTTGAGACGGCAGCTCTGCCGTCTGCGGATGACGTGAAGAACGCCATCCGTCAGACCCTCGACGCGGTCGGACACCGCAGGTAAGACGGAATGATGATCGAAATCACAATGCCGCGACTCTCCGACACGATGGAGGAGGGCGCAATCGCCACCTGGCACAAGAAGGCTGGCGACACAGTTGAAGAGGGCGATGTCCTCGTCGAGATCGAAACCGACAAGGCGACGATGGAGTACGAAGCGTACGAGTCCGGGACTCTCGCCGAGATTCTCGTCGAAGAAGGTGAGCTCGTCTCGATCGGCACGCCCATCGCGAAGCTCGACGACGGTTCGGGAGACAGCAGCACGAGCGACGATTCGTCTGACGCCTCCGAGGACCGCAGCGAATCCACGTCCGACGAGAAGCCGGATGCTGCCGACGCCGACGAGCAGAAGGCCGAGAAGGCTGAGCCCGAGGCGCCGCTGGCAGACGACGCGGCGACGCACGCTGCGCCGAAGCAGGATGAGGCCGCTGAGAGCGATGCTCAGCCGGAGGGCGAGCGTCGCTTCGCGTCGCCGCTCGTGCGCAAGCTCGCCCGCGACTATGATCTCGACCTCTCGAAGGTGACCGGCTCCGGTCCTGGTGGACGCATCATCCGCGCTGACATCGACCCGCTGCTGTCGGAGAAGCCCGCTGCATCTTCGTCGAAGGAGCAGAAGGGCGACGAAGGCAAGCCGGCGGCGAAGGCCGAATCGAAGCAGGCGCCAGCGGCGTCGGCGGACGATGAACGCCGCGGATCGCAGAAGGAGCCGATCAGCAGCATCCGTCGTGTGATCGCCCGTCGTCTCGGTGAGAGCGCACGTGAGATTCCGCACTTCTTCGTCACGGCCGTCGCCGATGCCGAGGAGCTCGTCAAGCTGCGCGGGTCGCTCAACGAGCAGCTTGTTGCGGCAGGCCGGCCCAAGGTGAGCGTCAACGACCTCATCGTGCGCGCCGCGGCTCTGGCACTGCGGGAGCACCCCGAGGTCAACGCGTCATATGTGAGTGACG
This DNA window, taken from Paramicrobacterium agarici, encodes the following:
- a CDS encoding dihydrolipoamide acetyltransferase family protein, giving the protein MMIEITMPRLSDTMEEGAIATWHKKAGDTVEEGDVLVEIETDKATMEYEAYESGTLAEILVEEGELVSIGTPIAKLDDGSGDSSTSDDSSDASEDRSESTSDEKPDAADADEQKAEKAEPEAPLADDAATHAAPKQDEAAESDAQPEGERRFASPLVRKLARDYDLDLSKVTGSGPGGRIIRADIDPLLSEKPAASSSKEQKGDEGKPAAKAESKQAPAASADDERRGSQKEPISSIRRVIARRLGESAREIPHFFVTAVADAEELVKLRGSLNEQLVAAGRPKVSVNDLIVRAAALALREHPEVNASYVSDDADHILRHSRVNVGVAVASDAGLMVPVIDDADTKTVTQLGVETKKLAKLANEKKLSPTQMSGGTFTISNLGMFGVEEFTAIINPPEGAILAVGGTKQEAVVVDGEIVARHRMRYTLSSDHRIIDGALAAQFLQTLTRFIENPWTIIA
- a CDS encoding alpha-ketoacid dehydrogenase subunit beta, producing the protein MSIMTYRQALHDTLRSEMLRDENVLLMGEEIGVFEGSYKITAGMLEEFGEKRVRDTPIAEEGFTGAAIGAAMIGLRPVVEIMTINFSLLALDQIVNHAAKIYGMFGGQAKVPMVIRTPGGGGQQLGATHSQNIELYYSFVPGMKVVAPSSPADAKALMLAAIRDDDPVLFLENLGLYNTKGEVPDGDEPAEIGKAKVTREGKDLTLIGYSRMAHVAREVAEQLAESDGLDIEVVDLRSLRPLDRETFIESVKKTHAAVVLEDDWLTYGIGAEVAASISDGAFDYLDAPVRRVAMAEVPMPYAKPLETAALPSADDVKNAIRQTLDAVGHRR